Genomic DNA from Lactuca sativa cultivar Salinas chromosome 8, Lsat_Salinas_v11, whole genome shotgun sequence:
GTACACTCGACGGGGAGAAAACACCGTACTCAAATTGGGTGAAATTGTTCGGAAATCATCTCAAAATCTACAAGATCCTCCACCACATTGATGGCACAAAGCCGCCTTCCAAAGAAGATCCGACCTATGATGCATGGGAAGAGATTGATGCCCTCATTCTTCAGTGGATTATAGTACTGTTTATGATGAGATCCTTAACCGAATTCTCAATGATGATACAACCTCTTTAAAGGCGTGGCTTCAGCTTGaagaatttttataaatattaaacatGCTAGAGCTGCAACCTTAGAACAACAGTTTACCAACTCAGCCCTCTCAGCATTCTCCTCATTTGATGAATATTGTCAAAAGTTGAAAGACATCGCCACCCAACTCGGTGATATCGATCAACCTGTGTCTGAAAGTCGCCTCGTTATTCAGATGGTTCGTGGTCTTCCTGTTGAATATGATACTATCGGGAACCCCACATGATTTTTATGAAATGGGTTCTTCGATACTTGCATGGCACGTTGGATCACTGGTTATGTCTAACGGCCTCTTCAGATTCTCGTCTCGTTGCCTATTCTGATGCGGATTGGGGTGGATGTCTCGACACAAGGCACTCTACCTCCGGTTATTGCCTTTTTCTTGGTCCTAACCTCATCTCCTAGTCTTCTAAACGACAGCCAACCATTTCTAGATCCAATGCAGAGGCTGAATACAGGGGCGTTGCAAATGTCGTGGCTTAAGCCACCTGGGTGAGAAACTTATTATTTGAACTATGAGTTCATGTCCGTCATGCCACTATTGTCTAGTGTGATAATGTCTCTGCGGTCTACCTCTCTGGCAATCCGGTTCAACATCAACGAACTAAACACGTGGAGATGGACAttcactttgtttgtgaaaaGGTTCAAATTGGTCACATTCGGGTTCTTCACATCCCTTCTCCTTATCAGTATGCGTATATTTTTACCAAAGGGCTACGTCGATACCTGTTTGATTCATTTTGCTCCAGCTTGAACGTGTCCGCCTCACCACGTTCGCACTGAGGGGGAATATTAGAAGATATGCTCCAGCTATTTTAggataaatattattttccctTTTGGATGTTATCTTTTCCTTGTTTAGAGGATAGGGATTATTATTTATTTGTTCCGATTGTTTGACAATTCATTCAATAATGAAATCCTTTACCCTATAGTATCGTGAAGAAGATCGTGAGTCACAAGGAAACTGTGACAtgagtatggtacaattaatgtTATATTATCCTCA
This window encodes:
- the LOC111914958 gene encoding uncharacterized protein LOC111914958, coding for MVETPNKSSSSNTNTEKSTLHPAFTVTNVHLKIRTLDGEKTPYSNWVKLFGNHLKIYKILHHIDGTKPPSKEDPTYDAWEEIDALILQWIIVLAATLEQQFTNSALSAFSSFDEYCQKLKDIATQLGDIDQPVSESRLVIQMVRGLPVEYDTIGNPT